A portion of the Oxynema aestuarii AP17 genome contains these proteins:
- a CDS encoding serine/threonine-protein kinase — translation MTYCLNPSCPQPENPANTQFCIACGTQLRLKERYRAIRAIAAGGMGRTFLGRDEDRLDAPCVIKQFFPQNQSTSAIAKATELFEREARQLYSLGEHPQIPTLYAYLEQDRRLYLVQEWIDGPTLLQELRDRGPWSESEVKALLWDLLPLLQFIHERGVVHRDLKPDNLLRRRGDGKVVLVDFGIAKQGSATAMAQTGTRAGTQGYAPMEQLRGGQAYPASDLYSLGVTAIQLLVGKMPEDLYDPTNGEWVWRSQLAKQGRAVEEAFAAILDKLLRELLRDRYRRATDVLQDLQLLSQKSTRVQAIAPPPPPSPPPSIASRGAVAPSSSDPISAELEEIRTHFSQATGRSSPPSPPSPPSGQKRQGKGDRFDPIQADLEALRSEFGEQE, via the coding sequence ATGACTTATTGCCTGAACCCGAGTTGTCCTCAACCGGAAAATCCGGCCAATACCCAATTTTGCATTGCTTGCGGGACGCAGTTGCGGCTCAAAGAACGCTATCGCGCGATCCGGGCGATCGCCGCCGGAGGGATGGGGCGCACGTTTTTGGGACGGGATGAAGATCGGCTCGATGCGCCGTGCGTTATCAAGCAGTTTTTTCCACAAAACCAGTCTACAAGCGCGATCGCCAAAGCGACGGAATTGTTCGAGCGCGAGGCGCGCCAACTCTATAGCTTGGGGGAACATCCGCAAATTCCCACCCTTTATGCGTATTTGGAACAAGATCGGCGGCTCTACTTGGTTCAAGAGTGGATCGACGGGCCGACGTTGTTGCAAGAACTGCGCGATCGCGGTCCGTGGAGTGAAAGTGAGGTGAAAGCACTATTGTGGGACTTGTTACCTCTGTTGCAATTCATTCACGAACGGGGCGTGGTTCACCGAGACCTCAAACCGGACAATCTGCTGCGACGGCGAGGGGATGGCAAGGTGGTGTTAGTGGATTTTGGGATTGCCAAACAAGGCAGCGCTACGGCAATGGCACAAACGGGAACCCGGGCGGGAACGCAAGGTTATGCGCCGATGGAACAATTGCGCGGCGGTCAGGCGTACCCGGCGAGCGACCTGTACAGTTTGGGGGTAACGGCGATCCAACTGTTGGTTGGCAAGATGCCGGAGGATTTATACGATCCGACGAACGGCGAGTGGGTGTGGCGATCGCAACTCGCGAAGCAAGGGAGAGCAGTAGAGGAAGCGTTCGCCGCGATTTTAGACAAACTGTTGCGCGAGTTGCTGCGCGATCGCTATCGACGGGCGACCGACGTGCTGCAAGATCTACAATTGCTCTCACAAAAATCGACGCGAGTGCAGGCGATCGCGCCGCCCCCACCGCCGAGTCCGCCGCCATCGATCGCCTCCCGGGGTGCGGTGGCTCCGTCGAGTTCGGATCCCATTAGCGCCGAATTGGAAGAAATTCGCACCCATTTCAGCCAAGCGACAGGTCGGAGTTCGCCGCCGTCGCCGCCGAGTCCGCCGTCTGGCCAGAAAAGGCAAGGGAAGGGCGATCGCTTCGATCCGATTCAAGCGGATTTGGAGGCGTTGCGATCGGAGTTTGGCGAGCAGGAGTGA
- a CDS encoding WD40 repeat domain-containing serine/threonine-protein kinase, which yields MSYCLNPKCGHPRNPPGTKICQSCGAKLLLKERYRATDPLGRGGFARTYLALDEDRLNSRCVIKQLLPQLQGSVQSKQAALEKAIDLFNKEAVRLYELGEHPQIPALLASFEQDKRLYLVQEYIPGDTLWQELNRYGPFSEAQILEVLDSILPVLQFIHDAGVIHRDITPVNILRRNQGNSNGKSPPDGFREDPEARRGGELVLIDFGVAKQLTHTSLLQTGTKIGTEGYAPIEQMRSGKVYPASDLYSFGVTCITLLTRVSPDRLFDPIKGWIWRDYLARDGRSIDEGLAGILDRSIEDMVGDRYQSANEMLAALDAIAKPPPSAPVTPPPRTPTSTPHTPIPTPASFSSRGSAAALPKVATPPVVPASGNPIPMGRSTGAHNSKSACVRTAIGHTSWVTCLAISPDGHLLASGSIDDKIKIWDFHSGQPLRTLCGHAKSINDLAISSDSKILASCSDDDRVKLWNLTNGKLLATLGEHLRDVNAVVFAPQGYLLASGSEDRRIILWRLAWNDKGAIDAVPIRTLVGRQGMIKSLAIAPNTKLLASGGMDNIIHVWDLPANRPIYSLSGHFNSINALAIHPRIPILASGSKDKTIKLWNLSTGELLSTLSGHSSMVNSLTFSPDGTSLLSGSSDKTLKLWRLSKTKSGELAVLQATFDGHLGAVNAVAFTPDGKTIVSGSWDKTIKFWQRP from the coding sequence ATGAGTTACTGCCTCAATCCAAAGTGCGGGCATCCCCGAAATCCACCGGGAACGAAAATTTGTCAAAGTTGTGGCGCCAAATTACTACTCAAAGAACGGTATCGCGCCACCGATCCCTTGGGACGTGGGGGATTTGCCAGAACCTACCTGGCGTTAGATGAAGATCGCCTCAACAGTCGCTGCGTCATCAAACAACTTTTACCCCAATTACAAGGCTCGGTACAGTCGAAACAAGCAGCGCTCGAAAAAGCCATCGACCTATTTAATAAAGAAGCCGTTCGCCTTTACGAACTCGGAGAACACCCGCAAATTCCCGCTTTGCTGGCTTCTTTCGAGCAAGACAAACGGCTTTACCTAGTACAGGAATACATTCCAGGGGATACCTTATGGCAAGAATTAAATCGCTACGGACCGTTTAGCGAAGCCCAAATTTTAGAAGTTCTTGACTCGATCTTGCCCGTTTTGCAATTCATCCACGATGCGGGAGTGATCCACCGGGATATTACTCCGGTCAACATTTTGCGACGCAACCAAGGCAATTCCAACGGTAAATCGCCGCCGGACGGGTTCCGGGAGGATCCCGAGGCCCGCAGAGGGGGCGAACTGGTATTGATCGATTTTGGGGTCGCCAAACAACTGACCCATACTTCGCTGTTGCAAACCGGGACGAAAATCGGAACCGAAGGCTACGCCCCGATCGAGCAAATGCGAAGCGGTAAAGTCTATCCCGCCAGCGATTTATATAGTTTTGGGGTGACCTGCATTACCCTATTGACTCGGGTCAGTCCCGATCGCCTCTTCGACCCGATTAAAGGCTGGATTTGGCGGGATTACCTCGCCCGCGACGGTCGCTCGATCGATGAGGGACTGGCGGGTATCCTGGATCGCAGCATTGAAGATATGGTCGGCGATCGCTATCAATCGGCGAACGAAATGCTCGCGGCCCTCGACGCGATCGCCAAACCGCCGCCGTCGGCCCCGGTGACCCCTCCTCCCCGGACACCGACGAGTACCCCACATACGCCGATTCCCACCCCGGCGTCCTTTTCCTCTCGCGGGTCCGCCGCCGCCCTGCCGAAAGTCGCCACCCCTCCCGTGGTTCCCGCATCGGGCAATCCCATTCCCATGGGGCGATCGACGGGGGCTCACAACAGTAAAAGCGCCTGTGTGCGAACGGCGATCGGTCACACCTCCTGGGTCACCTGTTTGGCAATTTCGCCGGACGGACACCTGCTCGCCAGTGGCAGCATCGACGACAAAATCAAAATCTGGGACTTTCACTCGGGCCAACCCTTGCGAACTCTCTGCGGTCACGCCAAATCGATCAACGACTTGGCGATCTCGTCCGACAGTAAAATCTTGGCCAGTTGTAGCGACGACGATCGCGTCAAACTCTGGAATTTGACCAACGGTAAATTACTCGCGACCCTCGGCGAACACCTGCGCGACGTTAACGCCGTCGTCTTCGCCCCTCAAGGGTATCTGCTCGCCAGTGGGAGTGAAGACCGCCGGATTATTTTGTGGCGACTCGCCTGGAATGACAAAGGGGCGATCGATGCGGTTCCGATTCGCACCCTCGTCGGACGCCAGGGGATGATTAAATCTCTGGCGATCGCCCCGAATACCAAACTACTCGCCAGTGGCGGCATGGACAACATCATTCACGTCTGGGATCTACCCGCCAATCGCCCGATCTACAGTCTCTCCGGTCATTTCAACTCGATCAACGCCCTCGCCATTCACCCGCGCATTCCCATCCTCGCCAGTGGGTCTAAAGACAAAACCATCAAACTTTGGAATCTCTCCACGGGCGAACTCTTGTCTACCCTGTCCGGTCACAGCAGCATGGTCAATTCCCTGACCTTCAGTCCCGACGGGACCAGCTTGCTGAGTGGGAGTAGCGACAAAACCCTGAAGTTATGGCGTCTTTCCAAAACCAAATCCGGGGAACTCGCCGTGCTGCAAGCGACCTTCGACGGTCATCTCGGCGCCGTCAACGCCGTTGCTTTCACTCCCGACGGGAAAACGATCGTCAGTGGGAGTTGGGATAAAACGATTAAATTTTGGCAGCGTCCGTAA
- a CDS encoding response regulator → MSENNNSMLTVLAVDDSVVMQDLVKKALNQDYRVLVADNAVDALSVIYHENISVLLLDVSMPGIDGLELCRTVRNIPQFQDLPIIMLTARDGLFDKVQGRLAGATEYLTKPFDAQKLREVVKNFVGSNVGQESNT, encoded by the coding sequence ATGTCCGAAAATAATAACTCAATGTTGACCGTCCTGGCGGTGGACGACAGTGTCGTCATGCAGGATTTAGTTAAGAAAGCTTTAAATCAAGACTATCGCGTCTTAGTGGCAGATAATGCGGTCGATGCTTTATCCGTGATTTATCACGAAAATATTTCCGTGCTGCTTCTCGATGTCTCGATGCCGGGAATTGATGGGTTAGAATTGTGTCGAACGGTACGGAATATCCCTCAGTTTCAAGATTTGCCAATTATTATGCTGACGGCTCGCGACGGACTGTTTGATAAGGTCCAAGGTCGTCTGGCGGGAGCCACTGAGTATTTGACGAAACCGTTTGATGCCCAAAAGTTACGGGAAGTGGTTAAGAATTTTGTCGGCTCCAATGTCGGTCAAGAATCAAATACTTAG
- a CDS encoding DUF3153 domain-containing protein — MESAWLWIERVVGKGGSMLARRGRELLLLLLVPLVLGGCVDYDVGIEFDSQTHGTIVQQIELGERLSAFSGATAQSWLQSIERRSRQLGGKSRRLNDRQVRVEIPFNNGDELVRKFNEFFNPESASRTEETLESAELPQLESHMAIVQRNFLLAIHNRLSYDLDLRSLGLSSQEGKLLVGPGALLDLHFRLTTPWGAKVSAPEGAIAPEMTDDGRQVVWTLQPGEANHLEATFWVPSPIGIGALAIAALVALGHFVKYRLFPALGFDRRRRPTSQPAKPEAETVVNG; from the coding sequence GTGGAATCAGCGTGGTTGTGGATCGAGCGGGTTGTAGGGAAAGGCGGGTCGATGCTGGCGCGGCGGGGGCGAGAGTTGCTCCTGCTGTTGTTGGTTCCTTTGGTGTTGGGCGGTTGTGTGGACTACGACGTGGGGATCGAGTTTGACAGTCAAACCCACGGGACGATCGTGCAGCAGATCGAGTTGGGGGAGCGCTTGAGTGCGTTTAGCGGGGCGACGGCGCAATCGTGGTTGCAGAGTATCGAGCGGCGATCGCGCCAATTGGGCGGAAAGAGTCGGCGCCTCAACGATCGCCAGGTGCGGGTGGAGATTCCGTTTAATAATGGGGACGAGTTGGTGCGTAAGTTTAACGAGTTTTTCAATCCCGAGAGCGCCTCTCGAACGGAGGAGACTTTGGAAAGCGCCGAACTGCCCCAGTTGGAGTCGCACATGGCGATCGTGCAGCGCAATTTTTTGCTGGCGATTCACAACCGCCTCAGTTACGATCTGGATTTGCGATCGCTCGGCTTGTCTTCCCAGGAGGGTAAGTTACTCGTCGGTCCGGGGGCGTTGTTGGACCTGCACTTTCGCTTGACAACGCCGTGGGGAGCGAAGGTGTCGGCGCCGGAAGGGGCGATCGCGCCGGAGATGACCGACGACGGGCGCCAAGTGGTTTGGACCTTGCAACCCGGGGAGGCGAACCATCTGGAGGCGACGTTCTGGGTTCCGAGTCCGATCGGGATCGGGGCGCTGGCGATCGCCGCCTTGGTCGCCTTGGGGCATTTTGTTAAATACCGTTTGTTCCCGGCGTTAGGATTCGATCGCCGTCGCCGACCGACGAGCCAACCCGCGAAACCCGAAGCGGAAACCGTCGTCAACGGATAA
- a CDS encoding TldD/PmbA family protein, with translation MSEPTVEKLLKLAGEKADSAEVYYLSSQDTPIAFENNRLKSLQTKALQGVALRVICNGKLGFASSTDLTRLEELVDAAVQTSEIGDAVEFEFARDLHVESPQSQYVPPTTQALVDLGRDRIERIHEYNPDILVDVSFHVRRGTVEIATTHDVRARRSNQIVTASLGGNLVKGEDFLQIYTYDVARDRPVDTDRLVAELIQKYQWAERRAQVNSGSFPVLFVPRAAASTLGGLFDTILSGQAVVQNASPLIDKVGERVFDERFTLFEDPTLGPSACEFDDEGTPTQTKVLIDKGVVNGFYWDRRWASRAGCVSTGNGFRGGLSRPGPDLTNLCVAPGGLSVEAAIASMEEGIIVEQVLGAGQSNQLAGEFSVNLDLGYKVEKGQIVGRLKNTMVAGSIFEAFNNLVDLGDTPQWIGGGAYLPNMLFAELGVAARQ, from the coding sequence GTGAGCGAGCCTACCGTCGAGAAATTACTCAAACTAGCGGGCGAGAAAGCCGACTCGGCAGAAGTTTATTATTTATCGAGTCAAGATACGCCGATCGCCTTTGAAAACAACCGTCTCAAATCCTTACAAACCAAAGCCTTGCAGGGGGTCGCCCTGCGGGTGATTTGTAATGGAAAGCTCGGTTTTGCCAGTTCCACGGACCTGACCCGCTTGGAAGAGTTGGTGGACGCGGCGGTGCAAACGTCGGAAATTGGCGATGCGGTCGAGTTCGAGTTCGCCCGGGACCTGCACGTGGAATCTCCCCAAAGTCAGTACGTCCCGCCGACGACCCAAGCCTTAGTGGATTTGGGGCGCGATCGCATCGAACGGATCCACGAGTACAATCCGGATATTTTAGTAGACGTGAGTTTCCACGTGCGCCGGGGAACGGTGGAAATCGCCACGACCCACGACGTGCGCGCGCGGCGATCGAATCAGATCGTCACCGCCAGTTTGGGGGGGAATTTAGTTAAAGGCGAGGACTTCCTGCAAATTTATACCTACGACGTGGCGCGCGATCGCCCCGTCGATACCGATCGCCTCGTAGCCGAACTGATTCAAAAATACCAGTGGGCCGAACGTCGTGCCCAAGTCAACAGTGGCAGTTTCCCAGTCTTGTTCGTCCCCCGGGCCGCCGCGAGTACCCTCGGGGGGTTGTTCGATACGATTCTCTCGGGACAGGCGGTGGTACAGAACGCCTCGCCGTTAATCGATAAAGTCGGCGAACGGGTCTTTGACGAACGGTTCACCTTGTTTGAAGACCCGACCCTCGGCCCGTCGGCGTGCGAGTTCGACGACGAGGGGACGCCGACCCAAACCAAGGTGTTGATCGATAAGGGAGTGGTGAATGGATTTTACTGGGATCGGCGCTGGGCGTCCCGTGCGGGCTGCGTTTCCACCGGAAATGGCTTTCGAGGGGGATTGTCGCGTCCGGGGCCGGATTTGACCAATTTATGCGTGGCTCCCGGCGGCTTGTCCGTGGAAGCGGCGATCGCCTCGATGGAGGAAGGGATTATCGTGGAGCAAGTGCTCGGCGCCGGACAGTCGAACCAACTGGCGGGGGAATTTTCCGTCAATTTAGACCTCGGTTATAAAGTCGAGAAGGGTCAGATTGTCGGGCGGCTGAAAAATACGATGGTAGCGGGTAGTATTTTTGAAGCCTTTAACAATTTGGTAGATTTGGGCGATACGCCACAATGGATCGGCGGTGGCGCTTATCTTCCGAATATGTTGTTCGCCGAACTCGGGGTCGCCGCCCGTCAGTAA
- a CDS encoding HypC/HybG/HupF family hydrogenase formation chaperone gives MCLAVPGQIISIEEPDSTGDLALMRMGKVSFGGIFKSVNLACVPEAEVGDYVIVHVGFALSVLDPEEARETLDYLKAMEASTAPESV, from the coding sequence ATGTGTTTGGCCGTTCCCGGACAGATTATCAGTATTGAAGAACCGGATAGCACGGGGGATTTAGCCCTGATGCGGATGGGAAAAGTTAGCTTTGGCGGTATTTTTAAATCGGTGAATCTCGCTTGCGTTCCAGAAGCCGAAGTCGGCGATTACGTAATCGTTCACGTCGGTTTTGCCTTGAGCGTGCTCGACCCCGAAGAAGCCCGCGAAACCTTAGATTATCTGAAAGCAATGGAGGCTTCGACTGCACCAGAGTCCGTTTGA
- a CDS encoding COP23 domain-containing protein codes for MNIPRQYATPVLLFWGFQLLFVACTPRSDPDAVTLIPVQNLNASGIDYTCGTYEGAPATIARTADGNTPIIRWMSEYFTPSGWTPKMRCDEVSQRFNRFHQQGWLAQLTTGNLNDLPVICAPQFPGGDCGELLLTLEPQEAAAVVLQDLVNPEVAPIQR; via the coding sequence ATGAACATTCCCCGCCAATATGCCACCCCAGTGCTCCTGTTTTGGGGATTTCAACTCTTGTTCGTGGCTTGCACCCCACGGTCCGATCCCGACGCGGTGACCCTCATTCCCGTGCAGAACTTAAATGCTTCCGGGATCGACTACACCTGTGGCACTTACGAGGGCGCCCCGGCAACGATCGCCCGAACTGCGGACGGTAACACGCCGATTATTCGTTGGATGTCCGAATATTTCACCCCGTCGGGATGGACGCCGAAAATGCGCTGCGATGAAGTATCCCAACGATTTAACCGCTTCCACCAACAAGGTTGGTTAGCCCAACTAACCACGGGAAATCTCAACGACCTTCCCGTAATTTGCGCCCCCCAATTTCCCGGGGGAGACTGCGGCGAACTGTTGCTGACCCTCGAACCGCAAGAGGCGGCGGCGGTCGTCTTGCAAGATCTCGTCAATCCCGAGGTCGCGCCGATTCAGCGATAA
- the hypF gene encoding carbamoyltransferase HypF — protein MLPQSEIERLKLTIKGVVQGVGFRPFIYCLASELNLSGWVNNSAQGVFVEVQGPKARLREFLDRLQTEKPPLSQIHELQVTSIAAIAETRFEIRPSVSGEKTALILPDLATCPQCWREIFDPDNRRYRYPFTNCTHCGPRYTIVRRLPYDRRNTTMSAFPMCAECRAEYENPRDRRFHAQPNACPRCGPHLEWWDETGRVSARHDDALIAAARAIDAGQIVAVKGLGGFHLIADARDETAVRRLRDRKQRPDKPFAVMYPSLDAIAADCQVSPEEREWLRSPQGPIVLLTKKPGFEDSGAIAPSVAPRNPTLGVMLPYTPLHHLLLAELGYPVVATSGNRSDEPICTDAEEARDRLRGIADCFLVHNRAIARAVDDSIVRAIGGRATILRRARGYAPLPIATGLVGDVPLGDSSPRLLAVGGHLKNTIAIGRGPQIFVSQHLGDLETPQAVAGFEEAIARLQDLYDFTPESAVCDAHPDYRSTQFVRGLNLPRHAVQHHYAHVLACMADNQVLYESGLGVAWDGTGYGSDGTIWGGEFLRIPAIAEGEDLPEFTRVAYFRPFPLPGGDRAVKEPRRVALGMLYEAVGDRLFAASEDFSPAIARLLGSFTPQERQVLHRMLGRSLNTPKTSSVGRLFDGVAALLGLADRCSFEAQAAIALEAVIDPEAIGEDSYPLPWQWSDDGATVALDWTPTIAEIADDLADGVAVGVISCKFHHTLVEAIVATARRVGESSVFLSGGCFQNRYLSERAIARLQQAGFTPYWHRQIPPNDGGIAVGQIVARLRAIASGRPSDYR, from the coding sequence GTGTTACCTCAATCTGAAATCGAACGACTAAAATTAACCATTAAAGGAGTCGTTCAAGGGGTCGGCTTTCGTCCCTTCATCTATTGCTTAGCCAGCGAGTTGAACTTGAGTGGATGGGTGAACAACTCCGCGCAAGGGGTCTTTGTGGAAGTGCAAGGGCCCAAAGCACGGCTGAGGGAATTTTTAGACCGACTGCAAACGGAAAAACCGCCGCTTTCGCAAATCCACGAGCTACAGGTTACCTCGATCGCGGCGATCGCCGAAACCCGCTTTGAAATTCGCCCCAGCGTCAGTGGGGAAAAAACCGCCTTAATTCTGCCGGATTTAGCTACCTGTCCCCAATGCTGGCGCGAAATCTTCGATCCCGATAACCGCCGCTACCGCTATCCATTTACCAACTGCACCCACTGCGGACCGCGCTACACGATCGTGCGACGGTTGCCCTACGATCGCCGGAACACGACCATGAGCGCCTTTCCCATGTGCGCCGAATGCCGCGCCGAATACGAAAACCCGCGCGATCGCCGCTTTCACGCCCAACCCAACGCCTGTCCCCGATGCGGGCCCCATCTGGAATGGTGGGACGAAACGGGTCGCGTGTCGGCCCGTCACGACGACGCCTTAATCGCGGCGGCGCGGGCGATCGATGCGGGTCAGATCGTCGCCGTCAAAGGCTTGGGAGGCTTTCATTTAATCGCCGACGCGCGGGACGAAACCGCCGTGCGCCGCCTGCGCGATCGCAAACAGCGCCCGGACAAACCTTTCGCCGTCATGTATCCCTCTCTCGACGCGATCGCCGCCGATTGCCAGGTCTCCCCGGAAGAACGGGAGTGGCTGCGATCGCCCCAAGGGCCGATCGTCCTACTGACGAAAAAGCCCGGTTTCGAGGATTCCGGGGCGATCGCGCCGTCGGTTGCCCCGAGAAACCCGACCCTCGGCGTCATGCTGCCGTATACCCCCCTACACCATTTATTACTCGCCGAGTTGGGTTATCCCGTCGTCGCCACCAGTGGCAATCGCAGCGACGAACCGATCTGCACCGACGCCGAGGAAGCCCGCGATCGCCTCCGGGGAATTGCCGATTGCTTCCTCGTCCACAATCGGGCGATCGCCCGGGCGGTAGACGATTCGATCGTGCGGGCGATCGGCGGACGGGCGACGATCTTACGGCGGGCCCGAGGGTACGCCCCCCTCCCGATCGCCACGGGCCTCGTGGGCGACGTTCCCCTCGGGGACTCCAGCCCCCGGTTGTTAGCGGTGGGGGGTCATTTGAAAAATACGATCGCGATCGGGCGCGGACCGCAAATCTTCGTCAGCCAACATCTCGGCGACCTGGAAACCCCCCAAGCCGTGGCTGGATTTGAAGAGGCGATCGCCCGCCTGCAAGACCTCTACGACTTCACCCCGGAATCGGCGGTCTGCGACGCCCATCCCGACTATCGATCCACCCAGTTCGTTCGGGGTCTGAACTTGCCGAGGCACGCCGTGCAGCACCACTACGCCCACGTCCTCGCCTGCATGGCGGATAACCAAGTCTTATACGAGTCCGGTCTCGGCGTCGCCTGGGACGGCACGGGTTACGGCAGTGACGGCACCATTTGGGGCGGCGAGTTTCTGCGAATTCCGGCGATCGCTGAAGGGGAGGACCTCCCGGAATTTACCCGAGTGGCGTATTTTCGACCGTTTCCCCTACCCGGTGGCGATCGCGCCGTCAAAGAACCGCGCCGGGTAGCACTCGGAATGCTATATGAGGCCGTCGGCGATCGCCTGTTTGCCGCTAGTGAGGACTTCTCCCCGGCGATCGCGCGCCTGTTAGGCTCGTTTACGCCTCAAGAACGGCAGGTCCTCCATCGGATGTTGGGGCGATCGCTCAACACCCCGAAAACGTCGAGTGTGGGACGCCTGTTCGACGGGGTGGCGGCGTTGCTGGGATTGGCCGATCGCTGTAGCTTTGAAGCGCAGGCGGCGATCGCCCTCGAAGCCGTCATCGACCCCGAGGCGATCGGCGAGGACAGCTATCCCCTTCCGTGGCAGTGGTCCGACGACGGCGCCACCGTCGCCCTCGATTGGACGCCGACGATCGCCGAAATAGCCGACGACCTCGCCGATGGGGTTGCCGTCGGGGTGATTTCGTGCAAATTTCACCATACCCTCGTCGAAGCGATCGTCGCGACCGCCCGTCGGGTCGGGGAATCCTCCGTGTTTCTCTCCGGGGGGTGTTTCCAAAATCGCTATTTGAGCGAACGGGCGATCGCTCGCTTGCAACAAGCCGGATTTACCCCGTACTGGCATCGTCAGATCCCTCCCAACGACGGCGGGATTGCCGTCGGGCAGATCGTCGCCCGACTGCGGGCGATCGCCTCCGGGCGCCCGTCGGATTATCGCTGA
- a CDS encoding hybrid sensor histidine kinase/response regulator, producing the protein MGDRLKQILLIEDNLGDAELLQETLGENPMVKIQLTHVVRLREALNQLGDRDFDAILLDLSLPDSRGLNTLMRVQEAAPKLPIVVLTGWNDETLAIEAVRDGAQDYLVKGKVEAEWLVRSLDYAIERKQTLEALRESEERFQQLAAQLDRLVTERTAQLEQALHFEAMLKRIADKVRDSLDENQILQTAVEELASGLGVDGCGAGIYNWNQTKATIAHEWTNGGQSLLAQVVEMAQLPDVYGQLLAGETFQFCPIAIAAIERPVAILASPIFDDRGILGNLWLLKPMEGYFAPPEIRLVEQVANQCAIALRQARLYQSSQAQVRELERLNQLKDDFLSTISHELRTPVANIKMATQMLEVLYEKQAIAAGTAEGQSDSAIAPNSLSRELAPNSADRYFQILHDECEREIHLINNILDMQRLEAGVEPLELSAIQLQHWIPHLVEPFVQRMEKNQQHLRLEIAADLPSLISDPDILGRIVAELLNNACKYTPSGEEIAVALDADEAIVRLQVTNTGIEIPERELAHIFEKFYRVPSSDPWKHGGTGLGLALVQKSSQLLGGQIRVTSQGGQTCFILELQRHWPQTGACEGDRFAASDSP; encoded by the coding sequence ATGGGCGATCGACTGAAGCAAATTTTATTGATTGAAGACAACCTAGGGGACGCCGAACTCTTGCAAGAGACGTTGGGCGAAAATCCTATGGTCAAAATACAGCTCACCCACGTGGTCAGACTGCGAGAGGCTTTAAATCAATTGGGCGATCGCGATTTTGATGCAATTCTGCTCGATTTGTCCCTGCCGGATTCGCGGGGGTTAAATACGTTGATGCGGGTGCAGGAAGCAGCGCCGAAATTGCCGATCGTGGTGCTGACGGGGTGGAATGACGAAACGCTGGCGATCGAAGCGGTTCGCGACGGGGCGCAAGATTATTTAGTCAAGGGGAAAGTGGAGGCGGAATGGTTGGTGCGTTCCCTCGACTACGCGATCGAGCGCAAACAAACCTTAGAAGCCTTGCGCGAAAGTGAAGAACGATTCCAGCAGTTGGCGGCCCAACTCGATCGCCTGGTGACCGAACGGACGGCTCAACTCGAACAAGCGCTGCACTTCGAGGCGATGCTCAAGCGGATTGCCGATAAAGTGCGCGACAGTCTCGACGAAAACCAAATTTTGCAAACTGCCGTCGAGGAGTTGGCGTCGGGGTTGGGGGTCGATGGCTGTGGGGCGGGGATTTACAACTGGAACCAGACCAAAGCCACGATCGCCCACGAGTGGACGAACGGGGGTCAGTCTTTGCTGGCGCAAGTCGTAGAAATGGCTCAACTGCCCGACGTATACGGCCAGTTGCTCGCCGGGGAAACCTTCCAATTTTGTCCGATCGCGATCGCGGCGATCGAACGGCCCGTGGCGATCCTCGCCAGTCCAATTTTTGACGATCGCGGCATTTTAGGCAATTTGTGGCTGCTCAAACCGATGGAGGGCTATTTTGCCCCCCCGGAAATCCGCTTGGTCGAACAAGTCGCCAATCAATGTGCGATCGCCTTGCGCCAAGCGCGCCTCTATCAATCCTCTCAAGCCCAAGTCCGAGAACTCGAACGCCTCAACCAGCTTAAAGACGACTTTCTCAGCACCATTTCTCACGAACTGCGAACCCCCGTCGCCAATATCAAAATGGCGACCCAAATGCTCGAAGTCCTTTACGAAAAACAGGCGATCGCCGCCGGAACCGCCGAAGGACAATCGGACTCCGCGATCGCCCCCAACTCCCTAAGCAGGGAACTCGCCCCCAATAGCGCCGATCGCTACTTTCAGATCCTGCACGACGAATGCGAACGAGAAATCCACCTGATTAACAACATCTTGGACATGCAGCGCCTCGAAGCCGGGGTCGAACCCCTAGAATTGAGCGCCATCCAACTGCAACATTGGATTCCTCACCTGGTCGAACCCTTCGTGCAGCGCATGGAAAAAAACCAACAGCACTTACGCTTGGAGATCGCCGCCGACCTGCCCTCGCTGATCTCCGACCCCGACATCCTGGGGCGGATTGTCGCCGAACTGCTCAACAACGCCTGCAAGTACACCCCGTCGGGGGAAGAAATCGCGGTCGCCCTCGACGCCGACGAGGCGATCGTGCGCCTGCAGGTGACCAATACCGGAATCGAAATTCCCGAACGGGAACTCGCCCATATTTTCGAGAAATTCTATCGGGTTCCGAGTAGCGATCCGTGGAAACATGGCGGTACCGGATTGGGATTGGCGTTAGTCCAAAAATCGAGCCAACTCTTGGGCGGTCAAATTCGCGTCACCAGCCAAGGGGGACAAACTTGTTTTATCCTGGAACTGCAACGACATTGGCCGCAAACGGGAGCCTGTGAGGGCGATCGCTTCGCCGCCTCGGACAGCCCTTAA